One genomic window of Xanthobacter dioxanivorans includes the following:
- the dapA gene encoding 4-hydroxy-tetrahydrodipicolinate synthase: protein MSPISSSSRFRGSFTALVTPFRDGALDEKAFRAFVDWQISEGTHGLVPVGTTGESPTLSHEEHNRVVEWTVEQAAGRVPVIAGAGSNNTAEAVALAEHAQKVGASALLVVTPYYNKPTQEGLYRHFKAIADAVDLPIFIYNIPSRSVIDMSVETMARLFEIKNIAGVKDATSNLARVSLQRQVLGPDFIQFSGEDATALGFMAHGGHGCISVASNVAPRLCADFQNACLAGDFRTALGIQDKLMPLHSALFVETNPAPAKYALSLLGKMTEDARLPMVPVSEATRAVVRSAMVHAGLIN from the coding sequence ATGTCGCCCATCTCGTCCTCGTCGCGCTTCCGCGGCTCGTTTACCGCTCTCGTCACCCCGTTCCGCGACGGGGCACTGGACGAGAAGGCCTTTCGTGCCTTCGTGGACTGGCAGATCTCGGAAGGCACGCACGGCCTCGTGCCCGTCGGCACCACCGGCGAGAGCCCGACCCTCTCCCACGAGGAGCACAACCGCGTGGTGGAATGGACCGTCGAGCAGGCCGCCGGCCGCGTTCCGGTGATCGCGGGCGCGGGCTCCAACAACACCGCCGAGGCCGTGGCGCTGGCCGAGCATGCCCAGAAGGTGGGCGCGAGCGCGCTGCTGGTGGTGACGCCCTACTACAACAAGCCCACCCAGGAGGGCCTGTATCGCCACTTCAAGGCCATCGCCGACGCGGTGGACCTGCCGATCTTCATCTACAACATCCCGAGCCGCTCGGTGATCGACATGTCGGTGGAGACCATGGCGCGGCTGTTCGAGATCAAGAACATCGCCGGGGTGAAGGACGCCACCTCCAACCTCGCCCGCGTGTCGCTGCAGCGCCAGGTGCTGGGGCCGGACTTCATCCAGTTTTCCGGCGAGGACGCCACCGCGCTGGGCTTCATGGCCCATGGCGGCCACGGCTGCATCTCCGTGGCGTCCAACGTTGCCCCGCGCCTGTGCGCCGACTTCCAGAACGCCTGCCTCGCCGGCGACTTCAGGACCGCCCTTGGCATCCAGGACAAGCTGATGCCGCTGCATTCCGCGCTGTTCGTGGAGACCAACCCGGCCCCGGCGAAGTACGCCCTCTCGCTGCTCGGCAAGATGACCGAGGACGCGCGCCTGCCCATGGTGCCGGTCTCCGAGGCCACCCGGGCGGTGGTGCGCAGCGCCATGGTGCATGCCGGCCTGATCAACTGA
- a CDS encoding apolipoprotein A-IV repeat region-like domain-containing protein → MKQPKKIQDPTEAALSAIQEALTLELDNAEQAQAPAKGVDPGFASERSSAIDRPLPAPPQREGRGIPRRPRPEGEPRPEGRREGPPRARIDAERRAANDDRQTIGQLLGQLQKKPAGTPYYWAAGASLIWIIIGVAFAFAFHRGLMASSGGVQSLLDSPALLGIFASILLPPLGFFGMASVLRRSQELQGIARSMTEVALRLAQPESIATETVVTVGQAVRREVAAMGDGIDRAISRAGELEAIVRAEVSVLERAYEENEVRIRTLIEELQAERHNIQIETERLREGLAGAEAVLSNEVKDVATRIHGTMMEASEQVTEILGQKGEHITAALARVGDSMIDSLTAKGGELIDRLQLTGSDIRQDLSESGDVLVHTLKTRADDLASNLLSTTSDVAQLIDRWGDDITANIDRLKHGIGDSLSENSSRFAEDIEGRIAEVNTAFRATSEAAVLDFSTRGGELVKKFEETGERVAETLSVRGTDLADRIETSGNRIYDAVAVRGEDLQRRLSETGERITASLDRSSSQVTTTLVEKSSEIASTLNNAGADMTERLSLVANEVTKAIGARGSKVTEAFRETADILVGTIGTKGDAIREMLTARLKAMEETITVRGTELADRMQHDGIALARTMQDGVKAFDTTVKVHAPELVDQIAHRVASVNENLRSATSSLDERLAATSTSVSTIMDQRIARIEQTLDQRAQSLTETLATRTVTFARTISEGTKSATESLDKSVETLETFFATRSKALGDVLTERADVVHRNIGVRAQEIASVLDGRVHRIEELVLGRLDGVATSLEVRGSAIADALVGRIEGVSGTLRSEAVEVERSLTTLSHNVGRTLTEHSEKVADALGTRLTEIAHLIDDKNGTFLAALERTSQRAVAEITATNTSLKGDVGAIIERLAEANSTFQGAMSKAVSNLGEFSGSFARQVDSFSTTVGSINQSAEATAGRFDTQIKALREVSTGALTQMATLSESFQQQGRLMDEASRKLGAAHDKVDATLLSRRASIEELSTTLGERIADVDGRLKGFHTMLEESFAAAQNRARQITGVVAEAASGSAKTMEQQLQVMRVATDAERERTAQSLREIYGAALEDVQRVFGETGNRFTQVAGDLKRVAEDVQHAIALTREEMKRGILELPAETEASAATMRRAVAEQIKALAELNEIVARQGQALDVVEASARTATQDMARASVARETSARDTSARETPAPRARAEAGALQSELRRTAPPQPTRRIEPERPAPRAPARENEEEREGWLTDLLAARTTPDDRGGADKPARSPRTPAGGVESLDALSADIARMVDHQAAVEMWDRYNKGEQNVFTRRLYTLQGQQTFEALKRKYRADAAFRETADRYIEEFDKLLDQVSADERGDVLTKTYLTSDTGKVYTMLAHAAGRFD, encoded by the coding sequence ATGAAGCAACCGAAGAAGATCCAGGATCCGACCGAGGCGGCTCTGTCGGCCATCCAGGAGGCTCTTACGCTGGAGCTCGACAATGCCGAACAGGCCCAGGCGCCGGCCAAGGGGGTCGATCCAGGCTTCGCCTCCGAGCGCTCCTCAGCCATAGACCGGCCGCTTCCGGCTCCGCCGCAGCGCGAGGGCCGCGGCATTCCCCGCAGGCCCCGTCCCGAAGGCGAGCCGCGCCCCGAGGGCCGGCGCGAGGGTCCGCCCCGCGCCCGCATCGACGCGGAGCGGCGCGCCGCCAACGACGACCGCCAGACCATCGGCCAGCTCCTCGGCCAGCTGCAGAAGAAGCCCGCCGGGACCCCCTATTACTGGGCGGCGGGCGCTTCCCTCATCTGGATCATCATCGGCGTCGCCTTCGCCTTCGCCTTTCACCGCGGCCTGATGGCGAGTTCCGGCGGCGTGCAGTCGCTGCTGGATTCGCCCGCGCTGCTCGGCATCTTCGCCTCCATCCTCCTGCCGCCGCTCGGCTTCTTCGGCATGGCGAGCGTGCTGCGCCGCTCGCAGGAACTGCAGGGCATCGCCCGCTCCATGACCGAGGTCGCCCTGCGCCTCGCCCAGCCGGAATCCATCGCCACCGAAACCGTGGTGACGGTCGGCCAGGCGGTGCGGCGCGAGGTGGCGGCCATGGGGGACGGCATCGACCGCGCCATCTCCCGCGCCGGCGAGCTGGAGGCCATCGTGCGTGCCGAGGTTTCGGTGCTCGAGCGTGCCTATGAAGAGAACGAGGTGCGCATCCGCACCCTCATCGAGGAGTTGCAGGCCGAGCGTCACAACATCCAGATCGAGACCGAGCGCCTGCGCGAGGGCCTCGCCGGCGCCGAGGCGGTGCTCTCCAACGAGGTGAAGGACGTCGCCACGCGCATCCACGGCACCATGATGGAGGCGAGCGAGCAGGTTACCGAGATCCTCGGCCAGAAGGGCGAGCACATCACCGCCGCCCTCGCCCGCGTCGGCGACAGCATGATCGACAGCCTCACCGCCAAGGGCGGCGAGCTCATCGACCGGCTCCAGCTCACCGGCTCCGACATCCGGCAGGACCTGTCCGAATCCGGCGATGTGCTCGTGCACACGCTCAAGACGCGTGCCGACGACCTCGCCTCCAACCTGCTCTCCACCACCTCGGACGTGGCCCAGCTCATCGACCGGTGGGGCGACGACATCACCGCCAACATCGACCGCCTGAAGCACGGCATCGGCGACTCGCTCAGCGAGAATTCGAGCCGCTTCGCCGAGGACATCGAAGGCCGCATCGCCGAGGTGAACACCGCCTTCCGCGCCACCAGCGAGGCGGCGGTGCTCGACTTCTCCACCCGCGGCGGCGAGCTGGTGAAGAAGTTCGAGGAGACCGGCGAACGCGTGGCCGAGACCCTCTCGGTGCGCGGCACCGACCTTGCGGACCGCATCGAGACCTCCGGCAACCGCATCTACGACGCGGTCGCGGTGCGCGGCGAGGACCTCCAGCGGCGCCTGTCGGAAACCGGCGAGCGCATCACCGCCTCTCTCGACCGCTCGTCCAGCCAGGTCACCACCACCCTGGTGGAGAAGAGCAGCGAGATCGCCTCCACCCTCAACAATGCCGGCGCCGACATGACCGAGCGCCTCTCCCTCGTCGCCAACGAGGTGACGAAGGCCATCGGCGCGCGCGGCTCCAAGGTCACCGAGGCCTTCCGCGAGACCGCCGACATCCTGGTCGGCACCATCGGCACCAAGGGCGACGCGATCCGCGAGATGCTCACCGCCCGTCTCAAGGCGATGGAGGAGACCATCACCGTGCGCGGCACCGAGCTCGCCGACCGCATGCAGCACGACGGCATCGCCCTCGCCCGCACCATGCAGGACGGCGTGAAGGCCTTCGACACCACCGTGAAGGTGCACGCTCCCGAGCTGGTCGACCAGATCGCCCATCGCGTCGCCTCGGTGAACGAGAACCTGCGCAGCGCCACCTCCAGCCTGGACGAGCGCCTGGCCGCCACCTCCACCAGCGTCTCCACCATCATGGACCAGCGCATCGCCCGCATCGAGCAGACGCTGGACCAGCGGGCCCAGAGCCTCACCGAGACCCTGGCGACCCGCACGGTCACCTTCGCCCGCACCATCTCCGAAGGCACCAAGAGCGCCACCGAGTCCCTCGACAAGTCGGTGGAGACGCTGGAGACCTTCTTCGCCACCCGCTCCAAGGCGCTCGGCGACGTGCTCACCGAGCGGGCCGACGTGGTTCACCGCAACATCGGTGTGCGGGCGCAGGAGATCGCCTCCGTGCTCGACGGCCGCGTCCACCGCATCGAGGAACTGGTGCTCGGCCGCCTCGACGGCGTCGCCACCTCCCTGGAGGTGCGCGGCAGCGCCATCGCCGACGCCCTGGTCGGCCGCATCGAGGGTGTCTCCGGCACCCTGCGCTCGGAGGCGGTGGAGGTGGAACGCTCCCTGACCACCCTCTCGCACAATGTGGGCCGCACCCTCACCGAGCATTCGGAGAAGGTGGCCGACGCCCTCGGCACCCGCCTCACCGAGATCGCCCACCTGATCGACGACAAGAACGGCACCTTCCTCGCCGCGCTGGAGCGCACCAGCCAGCGCGCCGTGGCCGAGATCACCGCCACCAACACCTCGCTCAAGGGCGATGTGGGCGCCATCATCGAGCGCCTCGCCGAGGCCAACTCCACCTTCCAGGGCGCCATGTCCAAGGCGGTGTCCAATCTCGGCGAGTTCTCCGGCTCGTTCGCCCGGCAGGTGGACAGCTTCTCCACCACGGTCGGCTCCATCAACCAGAGCGCCGAGGCCACCGCCGGACGGTTCGACACCCAGATCAAGGCGCTGCGCGAAGTGTCCACGGGCGCGCTCACGCAGATGGCGACCCTCTCCGAGAGCTTCCAGCAGCAGGGCCGCCTGATGGACGAGGCCTCGCGCAAGCTGGGCGCCGCCCACGACAAGGTGGATGCCACGCTGCTGTCGCGGCGCGCCTCCATCGAGGAATTGTCCACCACCCTCGGCGAGCGCATCGCCGATGTGGACGGGCGCCTCAAGGGCTTCCACACCATGCTGGAGGAATCCTTCGCCGCGGCGCAGAACCGCGCCCGGCAGATCACCGGCGTGGTGGCCGAGGCCGCCTCTGGCTCCGCCAAGACCATGGAGCAGCAGCTCCAGGTGATGCGCGTCGCCACCGACGCGGAGCGCGAGCGCACGGCGCAGTCGCTGCGCGAGATCTACGGCGCCGCCCTCGAGGACGTGCAGCGGGTGTTCGGCGAGACCGGCAACCGCTTCACCCAGGTGGCCGGCGACCTCAAGCGCGTGGCCGAGGATGTCCAGCACGCCATCGCTCTCACCCGCGAGGAGATGAAGCGCGGCATCCTCGAGCTTCCCGCCGAGACCGAGGCGAGCGCCGCCACCATGCGCCGCGCCGTGGCCGAGCAGATCAAGGCCCTCGCCGAGCTCAACGAGATCGTCGCGCGCCAGGGCCAGGCCCTCGACGTGGTGGAGGCCTCGGCCCGCACCGCGACGCAGGACATGGCCCGGGCCTCGGTTGCGCGCGAGACTTCGGCGCGCGATACGTCCGCCCGCGAGACGCCGGCGCCACGTGCTCGCGCCGAGGCCGGCGCCCTGCAGAGCGAGCTGCGCCGCACCGCGCCGCCGCAGCCCACTCGCCGCATCGAGCCGGAGCGCCCGGCCCCGCGCGCCCCGGCGCGCGAGAACGAAGAGGAGCGGGAGGGCTGGCTGACCGACCTGCTCGCCGCCCGCACCACCCCCGACGACCGCGGCGGTGCCGACAAGCCCGCCCGCTCGCCGCGCACGCCGGCCGGCGGCGTCGAGTCCCTCGACGCGCTCTCGGCGGATATCGCCCGCATGGTGGACCATCAGGCGGCCGTGGAGATGTGGGACCGCTACAACAAGGGCGAGCAGAACGTCTTCACTCGCCGGCTCTACACCCTGCAGGGCCAGCAGACCTTCGAGGCGCTAAAGCGCAAGTATCGGGCCGATGCCGCCTTCCGCGAGACCGCGGACCGCTACATCGAGGAGTTCGACAAGCTCCTCGACCAGGTGTCGGCCGACGAGCGCGGCGACGTGCTGACCAAGACCTATCTCACGTCTGACACAGGCAAGGTCTACACCATGCTCGCCCATGCGGCCGGCCGCTTCGACTGA
- a CDS encoding MlaD family protein: METRANYTIIGAFTLAVLAAAFGFVYWFAGPQDTSARKRYEILFDGSVAGLRQGNAVLFNGIPVGQVTKLDLVPGQPGQVLATVAIDKNVEVLSDAQAGLESQGLTGIVAVSIRGGKPGEPAITPGPNGLPRIKADGGAGMAGLIASAQGVAKKIEVVLQAINPDEIKSIIHNIDVFSQAVAAKSADVADVIQQASVLVKQLNGVAEKVDRVVVNLQKATEDKDGLLVQATDAAASVRKLADNLDQRTALLTNEISRFTGPGLRQFEALATDGRRTLGEIDRVLKGIERNPQQFILGGGNTIPKYGR, encoded by the coding sequence ATGGAAACACGGGCCAACTACACCATCATCGGAGCGTTCACGCTCGCCGTCCTCGCGGCGGCGTTCGGCTTCGTGTACTGGTTCGCCGGGCCGCAGGACACCTCGGCGCGCAAGCGCTACGAGATCCTCTTCGACGGCTCGGTAGCAGGCCTGAGGCAGGGCAATGCGGTGCTGTTCAACGGCATTCCCGTCGGCCAGGTGACCAAGCTCGATCTGGTGCCCGGCCAGCCGGGCCAGGTGCTTGCCACGGTCGCAATCGACAAGAATGTGGAGGTCCTCTCCGACGCCCAGGCGGGCCTTGAATCCCAAGGCCTCACCGGCATCGTGGCGGTGTCCATTCGCGGCGGCAAGCCCGGCGAGCCGGCGATCACGCCGGGCCCGAACGGACTTCCGCGCATCAAGGCCGACGGCGGGGCCGGCATGGCCGGGCTCATTGCCTCGGCGCAGGGCGTGGCGAAGAAGATCGAGGTGGTGCTGCAGGCCATCAACCCCGACGAGATCAAGAGCATCATCCACAATATCGATGTCTTCTCGCAGGCCGTGGCGGCGAAGTCGGCGGACGTGGCCGACGTGATCCAGCAGGCGAGCGTGCTGGTGAAGCAGCTCAACGGCGTCGCCGAGAAGGTGGACAGGGTGGTGGTGAACCTTCAGAAGGCCACCGAGGACAAGGACGGCCTGCTGGTGCAGGCCACCGACGCCGCGGCCTCGGTGCGCAAGCTCGCCGACAATCTCGACCAGCGCACCGCTCTGCTCACCAACGAGATCAGCCGCTTCACCGGGCCCGGCCTGCGGCAGTTCGAGGCGCTGGCGACCGACGGCCGCCGGACGCTGGGGGAGATCGACCGCGTGCTCAAGGGCATCGAGCGCAACCCGCAGCAGTTCATCCTCGGCGGCGGCAACACCATTCCGAAATACGGGCGATGA
- a CDS encoding lytic transglycosylase domain-containing protein — MSPVSSLISVSALALALAWSGAMPAAAETAPTPPAKPSTAKPSPAKPSTAKAGDKSAPAKDSKAAPKDAKAGKDAKAKDAKAKDTKAASGKPSSSQSSSGKSSGKSASRPAPTAPQAAPTLGASSNIPGGDLAVLKVAVSAARNGRASEAMSAAQQLDDPVARTLVTWLVIRHAPNDLGFDTINQFLTEKPGWPTPNTLRRRAERVLFQENRDPAKARAFFAEQAPLSGEGKIALARYLISTGNRSDAADWVREAYREDDLNELFETKILDEFGSIITRADHKLRADRFSYKPDPERALRAAARAGSDIVALTKARMAIARKEANGEKLLAQVPFTLANDPAYLFAKSQLARRADKPQEAARALLAGSGSDQVRADPDEWWIERRLVSRELLDEGDVQTAYKVAANGVPPKADNYRAEQHFTAGWIALRFLKDPRTAAQHFAKIDDDQKHPITLSRAYYWQARAAEAMGDGGRARAGFEAAARFPATYYGQLSRTKLGMAPVALRGTPQASFESRSNFGRLEPIKAIRMLYAIGERDIPLTIYYDLAWRMEDPGQLAMLANLAEANGDARGALVVGKEGLAEGHPLEAEAFPTFGVPGYTPIGNPVDKAAVYAVTRQESQFNPRTLSSAKAMGLMQVTPAAGREVSKQTGAPYSEARLMSDQSYNVQFGAAELGELVQNYSGNYVLVFAAYNAGRGSVAKWIQRYGDPRDPDVDVVDWVESIPFSETRNYVQRVMENYQVYKVRFNIASKLQLEADLRGGR, encoded by the coding sequence ATGTCGCCTGTCTCGAGCCTGATTTCCGTGAGCGCCCTGGCGCTCGCCCTCGCCTGGAGCGGGGCGATGCCGGCGGCTGCGGAGACCGCGCCGACACCGCCCGCCAAGCCCTCAACCGCCAAACCCTCACCCGCCAAACCCTCGACCGCGAAGGCGGGCGACAAGTCCGCCCCCGCCAAGGATTCCAAGGCCGCCCCAAAGGACGCAAAGGCGGGCAAGGACGCCAAGGCCAAGGACGCGAAGGCGAAGGACACCAAGGCTGCGTCCGGCAAGCCCTCTTCCAGCCAATCCTCTTCCGGCAAATCCAGCGGCAAGTCGGCGTCGCGCCCGGCGCCGACGGCCCCGCAGGCCGCCCCTACCCTCGGCGCCTCCTCGAACATTCCGGGCGGCGACCTCGCGGTTCTGAAGGTGGCGGTGAGCGCGGCGCGGAACGGACGCGCCAGCGAGGCCATGAGCGCGGCGCAGCAGCTCGATGACCCGGTGGCGCGCACGCTCGTCACCTGGCTTGTCATCCGCCATGCGCCGAACGACCTCGGCTTCGACACCATCAACCAGTTCCTGACGGAAAAGCCCGGCTGGCCCACGCCGAACACGCTGCGCCGCCGCGCCGAGCGGGTTCTCTTCCAGGAGAACCGCGACCCGGCCAAGGCGCGCGCCTTCTTCGCCGAGCAGGCGCCGCTATCCGGCGAGGGCAAGATTGCGCTTGCCCGCTACCTGATCTCCACCGGCAACCGCTCGGATGCCGCCGACTGGGTGCGCGAGGCCTATCGCGAGGACGACCTGAACGAGCTGTTCGAGACCAAGATCCTCGACGAGTTCGGCTCCATCATCACCCGAGCCGACCACAAGCTGCGCGCCGACCGTTTCAGCTACAAGCCCGATCCCGAGCGCGCCCTGCGCGCCGCCGCGCGGGCGGGGTCTGACATCGTCGCCCTCACCAAGGCGCGCATGGCCATCGCGCGCAAGGAGGCGAACGGCGAGAAGCTGCTCGCCCAGGTGCCGTTCACCCTCGCCAACGATCCCGCCTACCTGTTCGCCAAGTCCCAGCTCGCCCGCCGGGCCGACAAGCCGCAGGAGGCCGCCCGCGCCCTTCTCGCCGGCTCCGGCTCCGACCAGGTGCGCGCCGATCCCGACGAGTGGTGGATCGAGCGCCGCCTCGTCTCCCGCGAGCTGCTGGACGAAGGGGACGTCCAGACCGCCTACAAGGTCGCCGCCAACGGCGTGCCGCCCAAGGCGGACAACTACCGCGCCGAGCAGCACTTCACGGCTGGCTGGATCGCCCTGCGCTTCCTGAAGGATCCGCGGACCGCCGCCCAGCATTTCGCCAAGATCGATGACGACCAGAAGCACCCCATCACCCTCTCGCGCGCCTATTACTGGCAGGCGCGGGCGGCCGAGGCCATGGGCGACGGCGGGCGGGCGCGGGCGGGCTTCGAGGCGGCGGCGCGCTTCCCGGCCACCTATTACGGCCAGCTCTCGCGCACCAAGCTCGGCATGGCCCCGGTGGCCCTGCGCGGCACGCCCCAGGCCTCGTTCGAATCGCGCAGCAATTTCGGCCGGCTGGAGCCGATCAAGGCGATCCGGATGCTGTACGCCATCGGTGAGCGGGATATCCCGCTCACCATCTATTACGATCTCGCCTGGCGCATGGAGGATCCCGGCCAGCTCGCCATGCTCGCCAACCTGGCCGAGGCCAATGGTGACGCGCGCGGCGCGCTGGTGGTGGGCAAGGAAGGACTCGCCGAGGGCCATCCGCTGGAGGCGGAGGCGTTCCCCACCTTCGGCGTGCCCGGCTACACGCCCATCGGCAATCCGGTGGACAAGGCCGCGGTCTATGCCGTGACGCGGCAGGAGAGCCAGTTCAACCCCCGCACCCTCTCCAGCGCCAAGGCCATGGGCCTGATGCAGGTGACGCCGGCCGCCGGCCGCGAGGTGTCCAAGCAGACGGGAGCGCCCTACAGCGAGGCCCGCCTCATGAGCGACCAGTCCTACAACGTACAGTTCGGCGCCGCCGAGCTGGGCGAGCTGGTGCAGAACTACTCCGGCAACTACGTGCTGGTGTTCGCCGCCTACAACGCCGGGCGCGGCAGCGTCGCCAAGTGGATCCAGCGCTATGGCGACCCGCGCGACCCGGACGTGGACGTGGTGGACTGGGTGGAGTCCATCCCCTTCTCCGAGACCCGCAACTATGTGCAGCGGGTGATGGAGAACTACCAAGTGTACAAGGTGCGCTTCAACATCGCCTCGAAGCTGCAGCTGGAAGCCGACCTGCGCGGCGGGCGCTGA
- a CDS encoding ABC-type transport auxiliary lipoprotein family protein, giving the protein MNDERRSRAVRAGAIVTCARLALGLGLALALAACGSTPVPTYNLSAPSGFSSGGGGAGQLVVMAPAALAVLNTDKIMVEPGGGQVAYLADAQWSDNLPALIQARTIQAFENGSKLRRVARPGDGVSADTQLVIDIRTFALRITDQGPVGVVELSAKLVGAQSGRILAAQLFKAAVPAASTAGAAATAALNDATDQVLVAMVRWASGKF; this is encoded by the coding sequence ATGAACGACGAACGCAGGAGCCGTGCCGTCCGTGCGGGCGCCATCGTGACGTGCGCGCGCCTGGCCCTCGGGCTGGGCCTCGCCCTCGCGCTGGCCGCCTGCGGGTCGACGCCGGTTCCCACTTACAATCTCTCGGCGCCCAGCGGCTTTTCTTCGGGCGGCGGTGGCGCCGGGCAGCTCGTGGTGATGGCGCCGGCGGCGCTCGCCGTGCTCAACACCGACAAGATCATGGTGGAGCCGGGCGGCGGGCAGGTGGCCTATCTCGCCGATGCGCAGTGGAGCGACAATCTCCCGGCCCTCATCCAGGCGCGCACCATCCAGGCCTTCGAGAACGGCAGCAAGCTCAGGCGCGTCGCCCGGCCGGGCGACGGCGTCAGCGCGGATACCCAGCTCGTCATCGACATCCGCACCTTTGCCCTGCGCATCACGGATCAGGGGCCGGTGGGGGTGGTGGAGCTGTCCGCCAAGCTGGTCGGCGCGCAGAGCGGCCGCATCCTGGCGGCTCAGCTGTTCAAGGCGGCGGTGCCGGCCGCCTCCACCGCCGGCGCGGCGGCCACTGCCGCCCTCAACGACGCCACCGACCAGGTGCTGGTGGCCATGGTGCGGTGGGCTTCGGGCAAATTCTGA
- a CDS encoding ABC transporter ATP-binding protein, producing the protein MNASAPVPAQTTGREAVIRVRDIVVKFGERTVLNHLDLDVFRGEILGFVGTSGGGKSVLTRTILGLVPKTSGTVEVFGENLDDLSERERSALERRWGVLFQQGALFSSLTVKQNIQFPLRENLKLSQRLLDEIAFTKIEMVGLKPDVAEKLPSELSGGMIKRAALARSLALDPEILFLDEPTSGLDPIGAGDFDELIKTLQQTLGLTVFMVTHDLDSLHTVCDRIAALADGKVIAQGTIETMMAATHPWLRAYFHGTRARAVQAAHG; encoded by the coding sequence ATGAACGCGAGCGCCCCTGTCCCCGCACAGACCACCGGCCGGGAAGCCGTCATCCGGGTGCGCGACATCGTGGTGAAGTTCGGCGAGCGAACGGTGCTCAACCACCTCGATCTCGATGTCTTTCGGGGCGAGATCCTGGGGTTCGTCGGCACCTCCGGCGGCGGCAAGTCGGTGCTCACCCGCACCATCCTCGGCCTGGTGCCCAAGACCTCGGGCACGGTGGAGGTGTTCGGGGAAAATCTCGACGACCTGTCCGAGCGCGAGCGCTCCGCCCTCGAGCGGCGCTGGGGCGTGCTGTTCCAGCAGGGGGCGCTGTTCTCCTCGCTCACGGTGAAGCAGAACATCCAGTTCCCGCTGCGGGAGAACCTCAAGCTTTCCCAACGGCTTCTGGACGAGATCGCCTTCACCAAGATCGAGATGGTGGGGCTGAAGCCGGATGTGGCGGAAAAGCTGCCGTCGGAGCTTTCGGGCGGCATGATCAAGCGCGCGGCGCTCGCCCGCTCGCTGGCGCTGGATCCCGAAATCCTCTTCCTGGACGAGCCCACCTCGGGCCTCGACCCCATCGGCGCGGGCGACTTCGACGAGCTCATCAAGACGCTGCAACAGACTTTGGGGCTTACGGTTTTCATGGTAACCCACGATCTCGACAGTCTGCATACGGTGTGCGACCGCATCGCCGCGCTGGCAGACGGCAAGGTGATCGCGCAGGGCACGATCGAGACAATGATGGCGGCGACGCACCCCTGGCTCCGGGCCTATTTCCACGGCACGCGGGCACGGGCGGTGCAGGCCGCGCACGGCTAG
- a CDS encoding 2Fe-2S iron-sulfur cluster-binding protein, which produces MVAITFIEFDGTAHQVEGPEGATAMETAVRNGVPGIVAECGGACACATCHVYVDEAWMDKVGGPSDMEEGMLDFATDVRPNSRLSCQIKLTADLDGIVLRTPETQG; this is translated from the coding sequence ATGGTTGCCATCACCTTCATCGAATTCGACGGCACCGCGCACCAGGTGGAGGGGCCGGAAGGCGCCACCGCCATGGAGACCGCGGTGCGCAACGGCGTGCCCGGCATCGTCGCCGAATGCGGCGGCGCCTGCGCCTGCGCCACCTGCCATGTCTATGTGGACGAGGCCTGGATGGACAAGGTGGGCGGCCCCTCCGACATGGAGGAGGGGATGCTGGACTTCGCCACCGACGTGCGGCCCAATTCCCGCCTCTCCTGCCAGATCAAGCTGACGGCGGACCTCGACGGCATCGTGCTGCGCACGCCCGAGACGCAGGGATAG